The Coleofasciculaceae cyanobacterium genome has a window encoding:
- the rpmB gene encoding 50S ribosomal protein L28: MGRKCQITGKKANNAMAVSHSHRRTKKLQDVNLQWKRVWWAEGNRWVRLRLSTKAIKTLEKRGIGAMAKEAGLNLNKQ; encoded by the coding sequence ATGGGTCGTAAATGTCAAATAACGGGTAAAAAAGCCAACAACGCTATGGCGGTATCTCACTCGCACCGTCGTACTAAAAAATTGCAGGACGTTAATTTGCAGTGGAAAAGAGTATGGTGGGCAGAAGGCAATCGTTGGGTAAGATTGCGTTTATCCACTAAAGCAATTAAGACTTTGGAAAAAAGAGGCATTGGTGCAATGGCAAAAGAAGCTGGTCTTAATCTTAATAAACAATAA
- a CDS encoding phosphoribosyltransferase family protein has protein sequence MTDLYVTWSEYHHKIENLAVKIYQSNWQFNQIVCLAKGGLRVGDILCRLYDRPLAILSTASYGGKNNQERGKIKLSEHLSTIQPLGDRVLLVDDLVDSGISLAESITWLKTKYAQNITDLRTAVIWYKSTSIEIPNFYVDYLPDNPWIHQPFEIYEKADLSEFASKFDKD, from the coding sequence ATGACAGATTTATATGTAACTTGGTCAGAATATCATCATAAAATCGAAAATTTAGCTGTCAAGATTTATCAATCTAATTGGCAGTTCAATCAGATTGTCTGTCTGGCAAAAGGAGGCTTAAGAGTAGGAGATATTCTTTGTCGGCTGTACGATCGACCTTTGGCTATTTTATCTACTGCCTCATACGGGGGAAAAAACAATCAAGAGCGTGGAAAAATTAAATTATCCGAACATTTGTCTACTATTCAACCTTTGGGCGATCGCGTCCTACTAGTAGACGATTTAGTAGATTCGGGAATTAGTTTGGCAGAATCGATAACCTGGCTCAAAACTAAGTATGCTCAAAATATCACCGACCTTCGTACCGCCGTAATTTGGTACAAAAGTACTTCGATAGAAATACCTAACTTTTATGTGGACTACTTACCCGATAATCCTTGGATACATCAACCTTTTGAAATATACGAAAAAGCCGATTTATCAGAGTTTGCTTCTAAGTTTGATAAAGATTAA
- the tsf gene encoding translation elongation factor Ts yields MASISAKVVKELREKTGAGMMDCKKALTENDGDMTKAIEWLRQKGTISADKKQGRVAAEGLVESYIHTGGRIGVLVEVNCETDFVARREEFQELVKNVAMQIAACPNVEFVRVEDIPEGIVTKEKEIEMGRDDLDGKPENIKEKIVSGRIDKRLNEISLLPQPYIRDQSITVEELVKQSVAQLGENIQVRRFVRFVLGEGIEKEESNFADEVAAQTGKK; encoded by the coding sequence ATGGCAAGCATATCGGCAAAAGTAGTCAAGGAACTCCGCGAAAAAACTGGCGCGGGGATGATGGATTGCAAAAAAGCGTTAACAGAAAACGACGGCGACATGACCAAAGCCATAGAATGGTTGCGCCAAAAAGGAACTATTTCTGCTGATAAGAAACAAGGTCGTGTGGCAGCCGAAGGATTAGTTGAAAGTTATATTCACACTGGCGGACGCATTGGCGTTTTGGTCGAAGTTAATTGCGAAACAGATTTTGTAGCTCGTCGTGAAGAGTTTCAAGAATTAGTTAAAAATGTGGCGATGCAGATTGCAGCCTGTCCTAATGTAGAATTCGTTAGGGTAGAAGATATTCCTGAAGGAATCGTCACCAAAGAAAAAGAGATTGAAATGGGTCGAGACGACCTAGACGGAAAACCAGAGAACATTAAAGAGAAAATTGTTTCTGGTAGAATTGACAAGCGTTTGAACGAAATTTCTTTGCTACCTCAGCCCTATATTCGCGACCAAAGTATTACTGTTGAAGAGTTAGTAAAACAAAGTGTTGCCCAATTGGGAGAAAACATTCAGGTTCGTCGTTTTGTCCGCTTTGTATTAGGGGAAGGAATTGAAAAAGAAGAATCCAACTTTGCTGATGAAGTAGCGGCTCAGACAGGAAAAAAATAA
- a CDS encoding thioesterase family protein, which translates to MAFTYLRRVYLGDTDAAGVVYFAKGLEICHEAYEESLSKARISLMQMINQGKTALPIVHAEIDFLHPLFCGDQLQVSLIISQVDYSEFAIAYQIFPVNNLDQILVKAQTRHVCINPQIRKRIDLPQAILEWVNYF; encoded by the coding sequence ATGGCATTTACTTATTTACGTCGAGTTTATCTAGGAGATACTGATGCAGCAGGAGTAGTTTATTTTGCCAAGGGACTAGAAATCTGTCACGAAGCCTATGAAGAGTCTTTAAGCAAAGCGAGAATTAGCTTGATGCAAATGATTAATCAAGGAAAAACCGCCTTACCAATTGTTCATGCAGAGATAGATTTTCTGCATCCGCTTTTTTGTGGCGATCAATTGCAGGTAAGCTTAATTATTAGTCAAGTCGATTATAGTGAATTTGCGATCGCCTATCAAATATTTCCTGTGAATAATTTAGACCAAATTTTAGTAAAAGCTCAAACCAGACACGTTTGCATCAATCCTCAGATTAGAAAGAGAATAGATTTACCCCAAGCAATACTTGAGTGGGTGAACTACTTTTAA
- a CDS encoding uracil-DNA glycosylase family protein, whose product MAGRYSKKKKADLLIIGEGPGQKEDEQGLAFVGDSGVLLDIMLNAERFQDDF is encoded by the coding sequence GTGGCTGGTAGATATAGCAAAAAGAAAAAAGCGGACCTACTCATCATTGGTGAAGGACCAGGACAAAAAGAAGATGAACAAGGACTAGCTTTTGTGGGAGATTCGGGTGTCTTGCTCGATATTATGTTGAATGCAGAACGATTTCAAGACGATTTTTAG
- the rpsB gene encoding 30S ribosomal protein S2, with product MPVVSLAELLESGVHFGHQTRRWNPRMSQYIYTARNGVHIIDLVQTAQLMESAYDYMRSSSERGKRVLFVGTKRQAAGIIAQEASRCGAFYVNQRWLGGMLTNWETIKTRVERLKELENLEDSGALDRRPKKEASVLRREMGKLQKYLGGIKMMRKVPDIVVIIDQKREHNAIAECQKLGITVVSILDTNCDPLVADVPIPANDDAIRSIKLIVGKLADAIYEGRHGQLDNQDDYDELEEGIDVEDYPDAEEEAVAEEASESESVSDSEE from the coding sequence ATGCCAGTAGTTTCTCTCGCAGAACTTTTAGAATCTGGGGTTCACTTCGGTCATCAAACCCGTCGCTGGAATCCTCGAATGTCTCAGTACATTTATACTGCTCGTAATGGTGTACATATCATTGACTTGGTGCAAACAGCGCAGTTAATGGAATCGGCTTATGACTATATGCGCTCTTCTTCTGAGCGTGGCAAAAGAGTCTTGTTTGTCGGTACCAAACGTCAAGCGGCTGGAATTATTGCCCAAGAGGCATCTCGTTGCGGAGCTTTCTATGTCAACCAAAGATGGTTGGGTGGAATGTTAACCAACTGGGAAACGATCAAAACTAGAGTAGAAAGACTAAAGGAACTAGAAAACCTCGAAGACAGTGGCGCACTAGACAGAAGACCAAAAAAAGAAGCTTCAGTGCTGCGCCGTGAGATGGGCAAGCTGCAAAAATATCTAGGCGGCATCAAAATGATGCGCAAAGTGCCAGATATCGTAGTTATTATCGATCAAAAGCGCGAACATAATGCGATCGCTGAATGTCAAAAGCTTGGTATTACCGTAGTTTCTATCTTAGATACTAACTGCGATCCTTTGGTTGCTGATGTACCTATTCCTGCTAACGATGACGCTATCCGTTCAATCAAGTTAATTGTTGGTAAGTTAGCTGATGCAATTTATGAAGGTCGTCATGGTCAACTAGATAATCAAGATGATTACGACGAACTAGAAGAAGGAATCGATGTAGAAGATTACCCTGATGCAGAAGAAGAAGCGGTAGCAGAAGAAGCTTCTGAATCAGAATCCGTCTCTGATAGCGAAGAATAA
- a CDS encoding MFS transporter: MNTNDKLIDREKLNFTTKLAYGSGDMGPAITANILVFFLLYFFTNVAGLPAGLAGSILAIGKIGDAINDPIAGILSDRTRTRWGRRIPWMLFGTIPFGIFFFLQWIVPQFSNDTTVNNWCLFAYYVVIGILFNIAYTVVNLPYTALTPDLTLDYNERTNLNSFRFAFSIGGSILSLVLATFIFQAYPDDPKQQYLVLGVVTSLISVVAIFWCTFRIQERGASPILNQQGKKVFGFVLAVIGAIGLVYGIAQLTNDTSNGSLYGICGILFGLEFIAFALTLIFAKTESHLSSSEAIAIRNKADSVPTTPIKEQLKIAFANKAFLYVIGIYLCSWLAVQLTASILIYFVVSWMGMNEAAFPIVAIAVQGVALVMLFFWQLVSEKLGKKGVYYLGMIIWIIAQAALFLIQPGQITLLYIAAIMAGVGVSVAYLIPWSMIPDVIDSDELSTGERREGIFYSFMVLLQKFGLALALFLVGQALEFSGFIQQIPGEPIPVQPESALLAIRIAIAPLPTVFLIIGLVLTYFYPITKEVHADIRLQLQARKEQEMR, encoded by the coding sequence TTGAATACTAACGATAAGCTGATAGATCGCGAAAAGCTTAATTTTACTACTAAACTGGCTTATGGTTCAGGGGATATGGGACCCGCAATTACAGCAAATATTTTAGTATTTTTTTTGCTATATTTTTTTACTAATGTGGCGGGATTACCTGCGGGATTAGCTGGCAGTATTTTAGCTATTGGTAAGATTGGTGATGCAATAAATGATCCAATTGCTGGAATATTAAGCGATCGCACCCGTACTCGTTGGGGGAGGCGCATTCCCTGGATGCTGTTTGGCACAATTCCTTTTGGGATCTTCTTTTTTTTGCAGTGGATTGTACCTCAATTCAGTAACGATACCACCGTTAACAATTGGTGTCTGTTTGCTTATTACGTAGTTATTGGAATTCTGTTTAACATCGCTTATACAGTCGTTAATTTACCCTACACAGCCTTAACGCCCGATTTGACTCTAGACTACAATGAACGAACTAATCTCAATAGTTTCCGCTTTGCCTTTTCCATTGGCGGTAGTATCCTATCTCTAGTTCTGGCAACCTTTATTTTTCAAGCTTATCCTGATGATCCCAAGCAACAATATTTAGTTTTGGGTGTAGTTACTTCCCTCATCTCCGTTGTGGCTATATTTTGGTGTACCTTTCGTATCCAGGAACGCGGTGCATCGCCAATTTTAAACCAGCAGGGCAAAAAAGTTTTCGGTTTTGTTTTGGCTGTCATCGGCGCAATCGGGTTGGTTTATGGCATTGCTCAATTAACCAATGACACGTCAAACGGTAGTTTATACGGCATCTGTGGTATTTTATTTGGCTTAGAATTTATCGCCTTTGCTTTAACTCTCATCTTTGCCAAAACAGAATCTCATCTCAGTAGTTCCGAAGCAATTGCCATCAGAAATAAGGCTGATAGCGTTCCGACAACGCCGATCAAGGAACAGTTAAAAATAGCTTTTGCTAACAAAGCGTTTCTCTATGTAATTGGTATTTACTTGTGTTCTTGGTTAGCAGTTCAATTAACAGCTTCAATTTTGATTTACTTTGTAGTAAGCTGGATGGGCATGAATGAAGCTGCTTTTCCGATCGTGGCGATCGCCGTTCAAGGAGTAGCTTTAGTAATGTTGTTTTTCTGGCAATTGGTCAGCGAAAAACTTGGCAAAAAAGGTGTTTACTATTTGGGCATGATCATTTGGATTATTGCTCAGGCAGCATTATTCTTGATTCAACCAGGTCAAATTACTCTACTTTATATCGCGGCAATTATGGCTGGTGTTGGTGTATCTGTTGCCTACTTAATTCCTTGGTCGATGATTCCTGATGTGATTGATTCAGATGAACTGAGTACGGGTGAGAGAAGAGAAGGAATTTTTTATAGCTTCATGGTATTGCTACAAAAATTCGGTTTAGCTTTAGCTTTATTTTTAGTTGGTCAAGCCTTAGAATTTTCTGGTTTTATTCAACAGATACCTGGGGAACCGATTCCCGTACAGCCTGAAAGTGCCTTACTGGCTATCCGAATTGCGATCGCGCCTCTGCCAACAGTGTTTCTAATTATCGGCTTGGTTTTAACTTATTTCTATCCTATTACCAAAGAAGTTCACGCTGATATTCGCTTGCAGTTACAAGCCAGAAAAGAGCAAGAGATGAGATAA
- the uvrA gene encoding excinuclease ABC subunit UvrA produces MSPSRKGIQANGKVNKVQPESLEENVIRIKGARQHNLKNIDLELPRNKLIVFTGVSGSGKSSLAFDTIFAEGQRRYVESLSAYARQFLGQLDKPDVDAIEGLSPAISIDQKSTSHNPRSTVGTVTEIYDYLRLLFGRAGEPHCPKCDRSIVPQTIDEMCDRIMELPDQTKFMILAPVVRSKKGTHKQLLSSLTSQGFVRVKIDGEVRQLDDLVELDKNYKHDIEVVVDRLIKKSGIEERLTDSLSTCLRLSDGIAEIDLMSAPGTQAQDKPAKIIFSENFACPEHGAVIEELSPRLFSFNSPYGACPDCHGLGSHRTFSPELVVPDWTQPLYSAIAPWSDKDNSYYLSLLHGVGQAFGFEIQTKWSQLSEEQQNVILYGAEEAVYFQSDSRGSQPKGYHRHYSGVLKMLQRNYQETNSDSVKNKLEQYLVNQPCDTCKGQRLKPASLSVSLGQYRINDLAGVPIRECLDRANDLKLTNRQALIGELALKEIRSRLQFLLDVGLDYLTLDRAAMTLSGGEAQRIRLATQIGAGLTGVLYVLDEPSIGLHQRDNDKLLGTLKKLRDLGNTLIVVEHDEDTIRAADSLVDIGPKAGVHGGDIVVQGNLTALLNSETSLTGAYLSGKRVIATPEERRKGKAFGITLKDCHQNNLQHIDVEIPLGKFVCITGVSGSGKSTLVNELLHPALKHHLSRKTPFPKQLGEVDGLEAIDKVITIDQSPIGRTPRSNTATYTGVFDAIRAIFVETIEAKARGYSAGRFSFNVKGGRCEACSGQGVNVIEMNFLPDVYVQCDVCKGARYNRETLQAKYKNYSIADVLDMTVEEALETFKNIPRASNRLQTLMDVGLGYVKLGQPAPTLSGGEAQRVKLASELSRRATGKTLYLIDEPTTGLSFYDVHHLLNVLQRLVDKGNSLIVIEHNLDVIRCSDWIIDLGPEGGDKGGEIIATGTPEEVAQNEKSYTAKYLKQVLQKYPIAVDSNLTN; encoded by the coding sequence ATGTCTCCCTCCCGCAAAGGTATCCAAGCTAACGGTAAAGTCAATAAAGTACAGCCCGAATCCTTAGAAGAAAATGTGATTCGTATTAAAGGTGCTAGACAGCATAATTTAAAAAACATTGATCTTGAGTTACCTCGTAACAAGCTAATCGTATTTACTGGAGTTTCAGGTTCAGGTAAATCTTCTTTGGCATTTGATACTATTTTTGCGGAAGGTCAAAGACGCTATGTCGAATCTCTTAGTGCTTACGCCAGACAGTTTTTAGGACAGTTAGACAAGCCCGATGTCGATGCGATTGAAGGATTGAGTCCTGCTATTTCCATCGATCAAAAGTCTACTTCTCATAATCCTCGTTCGACAGTAGGGACAGTTACCGAAATTTACGACTATCTTAGATTACTGTTCGGTAGAGCTGGTGAGCCTCATTGTCCGAAGTGCGATCGCTCAATAGTGCCACAGACGATTGATGAGATGTGCGATCGCATTATGGAATTGCCCGATCAGACTAAGTTTATGATTCTTGCTCCTGTGGTGCGGAGTAAAAAAGGGACACATAAGCAATTATTGTCTAGTTTGACTTCTCAGGGATTTGTCAGAGTCAAAATTGATGGAGAAGTTAGACAGTTAGACGACTTAGTTGAACTAGATAAAAACTATAAACATGATATTGAAGTCGTAGTAGATCGTCTAATTAAAAAATCAGGAATAGAGGAGCGTTTAACTGATTCTCTCTCGACTTGTCTGCGTTTGTCAGATGGCATTGCCGAGATTGATCTGATGAGCGCGCCAGGTACTCAAGCACAAGACAAGCCAGCCAAGATTATTTTTTCGGAAAACTTTGCCTGTCCCGAACATGGTGCGGTAATAGAGGAACTATCACCTCGTTTATTTTCCTTCAATTCACCCTATGGTGCTTGTCCCGACTGTCATGGTTTAGGAAGTCATCGGACATTTTCACCTGAATTGGTTGTTCCAGATTGGACTCAACCATTATATAGTGCGATCGCGCCTTGGTCAGATAAAGATAATTCTTACTATCTTTCTTTATTACATGGCGTAGGACAGGCTTTTGGTTTTGAAATTCAAACTAAGTGGTCACAGCTTAGCGAAGAACAGCAAAACGTAATTCTCTATGGTGCTGAAGAAGCTGTTTACTTCCAGTCCGATAGTCGCGGTAGTCAACCTAAGGGCTATCATCGGCACTATTCAGGTGTGCTTAAAATGTTGCAGCGCAACTATCAAGAAACTAACTCCGACTCGGTTAAAAACAAGCTAGAGCAATATTTAGTCAATCAGCCCTGCGACACCTGTAAGGGACAACGCTTAAAGCCAGCATCTCTATCGGTCAGTTTAGGTCAATATCGCATTAATGATTTAGCGGGTGTACCGATTCGCGAATGCTTAGACAGAGCAAATGATTTAAAACTTACCAACCGCCAGGCATTGATTGGGGAACTAGCATTAAAGGAAATTAGATCTCGTCTGCAATTTTTACTGGATGTCGGTTTAGACTATTTAACTTTAGACCGCGCAGCCATGACTCTATCTGGAGGAGAAGCCCAAAGAATTAGATTAGCTACTCAAATTGGCGCAGGATTAACTGGTGTACTCTATGTCTTAGATGAACCCAGTATTGGTTTGCATCAACGGGATAACGATAAATTGCTAGGCACGCTCAAAAAATTGAGAGACTTGGGTAATACCTTAATCGTCGTAGAACATGACGAAGATACGATTCGTGCTGCCGATAGTTTGGTGGATATTGGTCCTAAAGCAGGGGTACACGGAGGCGATATTGTAGTTCAGGGCAATTTAACCGCTTTACTCAATTCAGAAACTTCGCTTACGGGGGCATATTTATCAGGCAAAAGAGTCATTGCTACTCCAGAGGAGAGAAGAAAAGGCAAAGCCTTTGGTATCACGCTCAAAGACTGCCATCAAAATAATCTGCAACATATTGATGTCGAGATTCCTCTAGGTAAATTCGTCTGTATTACTGGTGTATCGGGTTCGGGTAAATCTACTTTAGTAAACGAACTATTACATCCTGCTTTAAAACATCATTTGAGTCGCAAAACACCTTTCCCTAAACAGCTAGGAGAAGTTGATGGTTTGGAGGCGATCGATAAAGTAATTACTATAGATCAATCTCCCATTGGTCGGACTCCTCGTTCCAACACCGCTACCTATACAGGAGTATTTGATGCCATCCGCGCCATTTTTGTCGAAACCATTGAAGCAAAAGCCAGAGGCTATAGCGCAGGACGTTTTTCCTTTAACGTCAAAGGTGGGCGCTGTGAAGCCTGTAGCGGACAAGGAGTAAACGTAATTGAAATGAATTTCTTACCCGATGTTTATGTTCAGTGTGATGTCTGCAAAGGGGCTAGATATAATCGCGAGACTCTTCAAGCTAAATACAAAAATTATTCTATTGCCGATGTTTTGGATATGACGGTAGAGGAAGCCTTAGAAACTTTTAAAAATATTCCTCGCGCTTCCAATAGACTGCAAACTCTGATGGATGTTGGCTTAGGCTATGTCAAGTTAGGACAACCAGCCCCAACCTTATCTGGCGGTGAAGCCCAGCGAGTCAAATTAGCCTCTGAACTATCTCGTCGCGCCACTGGTAAAACTCTTTACCTAATCGATGAACCAACTACCGGCTTATCTTTTTACGATGTCCATCATCTATTAAACGTGCTGCAAAGGCTGGTAGATAAAGGTAATTCTTTAATTGTAATCGAACACAACCTAGACGTAATTCGCTGTTCTGACTGGATTATCGATCTTGGTCCAGAAGGAGGAGATAAAGGCGGGGAAATTATTGCTACAGGTACACCTGAAGAAGTAGCCCAAAATGAGAAGTCTTATACAGCAAAGTATTTAAAACAAGTCCTGCAAAAATACCCTATTGCTGTTGATTCAAACTTAACTAATTAG
- a CDS encoding IS630 family transposase, producing the protein MIFLRSLRQIIIQQSSQDLVYIDETGFDAYTYRPYAWSKRGQKSHCERNGRRGTRTSLIAANRVKKLLAPVLFSGSTNALWFNQWLQDHLIPELKPNSTLILDNAPFHRQNDVYQIAHEAGHSVLFLPPYSPDLNRIEVEARCFVSSLCNRLVEQDFAILKKRRIYSTPDTTLYDIVKSYGS; encoded by the coding sequence ATTATCTTCTTAAGAAGTTTACGTCAAATTATTATCCAGCAGAGTTCACAAGACTTGGTATATATAGATGAGACTGGTTTTGATGCTTATACATATCGTCCCTATGCTTGGTCGAAAAGAGGACAAAAGTCTCATTGTGAGCGAAATGGTAGACGAGGAACAAGAACTAGTCTAATTGCGGCAAATAGAGTCAAGAAATTATTAGCTCCAGTCCTGTTTTCAGGTAGTACTAATGCTCTATGGTTTAATCAATGGCTTCAAGATCATCTAATTCCTGAATTAAAGCCTAATTCTACTTTGATTCTTGATAATGCTCCATTTCACCGCCAGAATGATGTATATCAAATCGCTCACGAGGCTGGTCATTCAGTTTTATTTTTGCCTCCTTATTCCCCTGATTTAAACCGTATTGAAGTCGAGGCACGCTGCTTCGTAAGCAGCTTGTGCAATCGACTTGTTGAGCAAGACTTTGCCATTCTTAAGAAGAGGCGCATTTATTCAACTCCAGATACTACCCTCTATGATATTGTCAAATCATACGGAAGTTAA
- a CDS encoding fasciclin domain-containing protein: MSKRLLILTSVLGLGALSVSPALANNNNSMESSTEMEEMPMSESSAEAGNIVEVASGNESFSTLVTAIEAAGLADTLSGSDSDYTVFAPTNEAFNQLPDGTLEYLLQPENQEVLQRVLSYHVLPKQVGSSEISGGEIESLDGGLVTEVTDEGVMVNNASVVTPDIEASNGVIHGVNRVLLPADLQSTLASELGVAETEFYQ; this comes from the coding sequence ATGTCCAAAAGACTATTAATATTGACTAGCGTTCTTGGCTTGGGAGCTTTATCTGTATCTCCCGCGTTAGCCAATAATAACAACTCAATGGAATCCTCTACCGAAATGGAAGAGATGCCAATGAGCGAGTCTAGCGCAGAAGCTGGGAACATAGTAGAGGTAGCTTCAGGCAACGAATCCTTTAGTACTTTGGTCACAGCGATAGAGGCAGCAGGATTGGCGGATACGCTATCTGGTTCGGATTCTGACTACACAGTTTTTGCCCCAACGAATGAAGCCTTTAATCAGTTACCAGATGGTACATTAGAATATCTATTACAACCTGAAAATCAAGAGGTATTACAGCGTGTGCTTTCTTATCACGTCTTACCAAAACAAGTAGGATCGAGTGAAATTTCTGGTGGTGAAATAGAATCTCTTGACGGTGGATTAGTCACTGAAGTCACCGACGAAGGAGTCATGGTGAACAATGCTAGCGTTGTTACTCCAGATATCGAAGCGAGTAATGGAGTTATTCATGGTGTAAATCGAGTTTTATTACCAGCAGATTTACAAAGTACCTTGGCTTCTGAACTAGGGGTAGCAGAAACCGAGTTTTATCAATAA